Proteins encoded in a region of the Augochlora pura isolate Apur16 chromosome 4, APUR_v2.2.1, whole genome shotgun sequence genome:
- the Uqcc1 gene encoding ubiquinol-cytochrome c reductase complex assembly factor 1 isoform X2, with protein sequence MYCTRMLTLRKKKLFSCTTRYIMDHQCNVTSSIDFLTRPQRRQFFKNADKTATSTNEAEVQGGPQGIKKFLLDRGFNKYRLMALGYIHYGNIVDKLNYSAFYEDFKMPDTFFSWFLITELHVWMLMVRYMGEGKDGKIVRHNLVEAMWKDVDGRINKLGYISPKVKKQQVIQLLAQFNTALLEYDEGISSDDKGLAGSIWRIFFVCECNNPEKVEQVLSYVRKQLSILDKIPSQQILYNKKMDWIDLRGVR encoded by the exons ATGTATTGTACACGGATGTTAACTCTTCGAAAG aaaaaattattttcttgtacAACAAGGTATATTATGGACCACCAATGTAACGTTACAAGTAGTatagattttttaacgagGCCTCAACGTCgtcagttttttaaaaatgctgaTAAAACTGCTACATCTACAAATGAAGCTGAGGTACAAGGAGGACCCCAGGGAATTAAGAAGTTTTTGCTCGACAGGGGTTTCAACAAGTAT AGATTAATGGCATTAGGTTATATCCACTATGGAAATATAGTTGACAAACTCAATTATTCAGCATTTTATGAAG attttaagATGCCAGACACATTCTTCTCTTGGTTTTTGATCACAGAATTGCATGTTTGGATGTTAATGGTACGTTATATGGGTGAAGGAAAGGATGGTAAAATTGTTAGACATAATCTGGTAGAAGCCATGTGGAAAGATGTTGATGGTAGGATAAATAAACTCGGt TATATTAGTccaaaagttaaaaaacagCAAGTGATTCAGCTATTAGCACAATTCAATACTGCTCTGCTTGAATATGATGAAGGAATTTCATCAGATGATAAAGGATTAGCTGGTTCAATttggagaatattttttgtttgtgAGTGTAACAATCCAGAGAAGGTTGAACAAGTTCTAAGTTATGTGAGAAAACag CTTAGCATATTAGATAAAATACCGTCGCAacaaattctttataataaaaagatggACTGGATTGACTTGAGAGGTGTAAGGTAG
- the Uqcc1 gene encoding ubiquinol-cytochrome c reductase complex assembly factor 1 isoform X1, whose amino-acid sequence MYCTRMLTLRKHFLQKKLFSCTTRYIMDHQCNVTSSIDFLTRPQRRQFFKNADKTATSTNEAEVQGGPQGIKKFLLDRGFNKYRLMALGYIHYGNIVDKLNYSAFYEDFKMPDTFFSWFLITELHVWMLMVRYMGEGKDGKIVRHNLVEAMWKDVDGRINKLGYISPKVKKQQVIQLLAQFNTALLEYDEGISSDDKGLAGSIWRIFFVCECNNPEKVEQVLSYVRKQLSILDKIPSQQILYNKKMDWIDLRGVR is encoded by the exons ATGTATTGTACACGGATGTTAACTCTTCGAAAG CATTTTTtgcagaaaaaattattttcttgtacAACAAGGTATATTATGGACCACCAATGTAACGTTACAAGTAGTatagattttttaacgagGCCTCAACGTCgtcagttttttaaaaatgctgaTAAAACTGCTACATCTACAAATGAAGCTGAGGTACAAGGAGGACCCCAGGGAATTAAGAAGTTTTTGCTCGACAGGGGTTTCAACAAGTAT AGATTAATGGCATTAGGTTATATCCACTATGGAAATATAGTTGACAAACTCAATTATTCAGCATTTTATGAAG attttaagATGCCAGACACATTCTTCTCTTGGTTTTTGATCACAGAATTGCATGTTTGGATGTTAATGGTACGTTATATGGGTGAAGGAAAGGATGGTAAAATTGTTAGACATAATCTGGTAGAAGCCATGTGGAAAGATGTTGATGGTAGGATAAATAAACTCGGt TATATTAGTccaaaagttaaaaaacagCAAGTGATTCAGCTATTAGCACAATTCAATACTGCTCTGCTTGAATATGATGAAGGAATTTCATCAGATGATAAAGGATTAGCTGGTTCAATttggagaatattttttgtttgtgAGTGTAACAATCCAGAGAAGGTTGAACAAGTTCTAAGTTATGTGAGAAAACag CTTAGCATATTAGATAAAATACCGTCGCAacaaattctttataataaaaagatggACTGGATTGACTTGAGAGGTGTAAGGTAG
- the LOC144468802 gene encoding sphingomyelin phosphodiesterase 1 — protein MWLTKLILFALFVAVNSSSIQRIKDVSATSFSYEISLWANTDHETAAFTHMVQHLRIPTEIQNDNWRSYKAGPSNAICTVCRSIVKTFIDFRRKGMSGEEIKNRIVKLCVLLNIQKEPVCKGVIELNMPTVIYIIDSRPNLTADTICGVILESKSCPLINSEFDWSINIDNNSAKPFDAFKTNEQLKVLQITDFHYDPNYEPGGNSRCGEPLCCRKGQNQTNTGASLAGYWGDYDSCDTPWQAVIDALTHIKNTHHDIKYVYFTGDVIDHGVWETSKEGNTNSLTKIYNKIHEMFGKIPVYPILGNHEPHPLNQFAPKSVTLDNVTTNWLYKLVADLWIGYGWLPESTRSTILQGGYYTVSPTKGFRVIVLNSNVCYCYNWWLWYTPKDPDNQLQWLSDTLLNAEKKQEFVHILSHIPANSNSCLKTWEREYLKIINRFSHLIKAQFNGHTHNDEMKIFYNSSPLPQNIAWNGGSITSYSKLNPNYKVYNINASNYAVSDYQNWMYDLGSANKDPYKNPTWFKSYSFKTEYGLPDLSAKSIHNWLHAAINNETLINKYYINFFKQAKPSLQGNCNLDCKKQYLCRAIVNTGNANQLCSNTLNNDNYSLEK, from the exons ATGtggttaacaaaattaatactcTTTGCGCTCTTTGTAGCCGTCAACAGTTCTTCTATTCAGCGTATAAAAG ATGTAAGTGCAACTTCGTTTTCTTACGAAATTTCACTTTGGGCAAACACGGATCATGAAACAGCGGCGTTCACACACATGGTACAACATTTGCGTATTCCGACAGAGATACAAAATGATAATTGGCGAAGTTACAAGGCAGGGCCAAGTAACGCTATTTGCACAGTATGTCGATCTATAGTGAAAACATTTATCGACTTTCGTAGAAAGGGAATGTCaggagaagaaataaagaacCGTATAGTCAAGCTGTGCGTATTACTGAATATACAAAAAGAGCCAGTTTGTAAAGGAGTTATCGAATTGAATATG CCTActgttatatacataatagatTCGAGACCGAATTTGACAGCTGATACAATTTGCGGCGTTATCTTAGAGTCTAAATCATGTCCTCtaattaattctgaatttGACTGGAGCATTAACATCGACAACAATTCTGCGAAACCATTCGATGCGTTCAAGACAAATGAGCAATTAAAAGTATTGCAAATTACGGACTTTCATTACGATCCAAATTACGAGCCAGGTGGTAATTCACGATGTGGAGAACCACTTTGTTGTCGCAAAGGacaaaatcaaacaaataCAGGAGCATCACTTGCTGGATATTGGGGAGACTATGATTCCTGCGACACACCCTGGCAAGCTGTCATTGACGCTTTAActcatataaaaaatacgcATCAT GATATAAAGTATGTATACTTTACCGGCGATGTAATAGATCATGGAGTGTGGGAAACTTCAAAAGAAGGAAATACAAACAgtcttacaaaaatttataataaaattcatgaaatgtTTGGAAAAATTCCAGTATATCCAATACTTGGAAATCATGAACCACATCCTTTGAATCA ATTTGCGCCAAAAAGCGTAACATTAGATAATGTAACCACAAAttggttatataaattagtagCTGATTTATGGATTGGTTATGGTTGGTTACCAGAATCGACACGTTCTACAATCCTACAAGGTGGATATTATACTGTTTCTCCAACAAAGGGATTTAGAgtaatagttttaaattcCAATGTTTGCTACTGCTATAATTG gtGGCTCTGGTACACCCCAAAGGATCCAGACAACCAGTTACAATGGCTTTCAGATACACTTCTTAATGcagaaaagaaacaagaatttgtACATATCTTGTCTCACATTCCTGCTAACAGCAATTCATGTTTAAAAACATGGGAACGAGAATATCTAAAgataattaatagattttcTCACTTAATTAAAGCACAATTCAATGGTCATACCCATAatgatgaaatgaaaatattttacaactcAAGTCCTTTACCACAAAACATTGCTTGGAATGGTGGTAGTATAACTAGTTACTCGAAATTGAATCCAAATTAcaaagtttataatataaatgctaGTAATTAT gCAGTGAGTGATTACCAGAATTGGATGTATGATCTTGGTTCTGCAAATAAGGATCCTTATAAAAACCCAACATGGTTTAAATCATATTCCTTTAAAACAGAGTATGGTCTTCCAGATCTGTCAGCTAAATCAATACACAATTGGCTGCATGcagcaataaataatgaaacacttatcaacaaatattacat caatttttttaaacaagctAAGCCTTCATTGCAAGGGAATTGCAATCTAGACTGTAAGAAACAATATCTGTGTCGAGCAATTGTGAATACTGGAAATGCAAATCAACTCTGCAGTAATACTTTAAATAACGATAACTATtcactagaaaaataa
- the Uqcc1 gene encoding ubiquinol-cytochrome c reductase complex assembly factor 1 isoform X4: MDHQCNVTSSIDFLTRPQRRQFFKNADKTATSTNEAEVQGGPQGIKKFLLDRGFNKYRLMALGYIHYGNIVDKLNYSAFYEDFKMPDTFFSWFLITELHVWMLMVRYMGEGKDGKIVRHNLVEAMWKDVDGRINKLGYISPKVKKQQVIQLLAQFNTALLEYDEGISSDDKGLAGSIWRIFFVCECNNPEKVEQVLSYVRKQLSILDKIPSQQILYNKKMDWIDLRGVR, from the exons ATGGACCACCAATGTAACGTTACAAGTAGTatagattttttaacgagGCCTCAACGTCgtcagttttttaaaaatgctgaTAAAACTGCTACATCTACAAATGAAGCTGAGGTACAAGGAGGACCCCAGGGAATTAAGAAGTTTTTGCTCGACAGGGGTTTCAACAAGTAT AGATTAATGGCATTAGGTTATATCCACTATGGAAATATAGTTGACAAACTCAATTATTCAGCATTTTATGAAG attttaagATGCCAGACACATTCTTCTCTTGGTTTTTGATCACAGAATTGCATGTTTGGATGTTAATGGTACGTTATATGGGTGAAGGAAAGGATGGTAAAATTGTTAGACATAATCTGGTAGAAGCCATGTGGAAAGATGTTGATGGTAGGATAAATAAACTCGGt TATATTAGTccaaaagttaaaaaacagCAAGTGATTCAGCTATTAGCACAATTCAATACTGCTCTGCTTGAATATGATGAAGGAATTTCATCAGATGATAAAGGATTAGCTGGTTCAATttggagaatattttttgtttgtgAGTGTAACAATCCAGAGAAGGTTGAACAAGTTCTAAGTTATGTGAGAAAACag CTTAGCATATTAGATAAAATACCGTCGCAacaaattctttataataaaaagatggACTGGATTGACTTGAGAGGTGTAAGGTAG
- the Sicily gene encoding NADH dehydrogenase (ubiquinone) complex I, assembly factor 6 homolog sicily isoform X2 — protein MLRKYDYENFLCTLSLSAETRSAAFAIRAFNVEVAQVQDQTRDSKIGEMRLKFWSDAVNNTFKGNPPRSPVMLELARILRKHSLSKHYFKRLIDARLEFLKNCSFLDINALEKYAEYSTSSIYYLMLEAHGINDINADHAASHMGKAHGVINSLRSIPYNAKNRMNILPQDILMKHGVSTEAVFQGQINQDLQNVIYDVACCGKQHLDMAISLKKKLQKNIGLIFLPIVSLEQYLDELKRTDFNVYDKRLQRRNSLLPIRIFWNKLFL, from the exons ATGTTAAG aaagtatgattatgaaaattttctatgcacGTTATCATTATCAGCTGAAACTAGATCAGCAGCATTTGCAATTCGTGCATTTAATGTGGAAGTGGCACAAGTACAAGATCAAACAAGGGACAGTAAAATAGGAGAAATGAGATTAAAATTTTGGTCAGATGCCgtgaataatacatttaagGGAAATCCACCAAGAAGTCCTGTTATGTTGGAATTAGCTAGG ATTCTACGAAAGCATTCTCTTtcaaaacattatttcaaacGTCTAATAGATGCTCGTTTAGAATTTCTAAAGAATTGTTCATTTCTTGACATAAATGCGTTAGAAAAATATGCTGAGTATAGtacttcttctatttattatctaatgTTGGAAGCACATggtattaatgatattaatgcAGATCATGCTGCTAGTCATATGGGTAAAGCACATGGAGTGATTAATTCACTTCGGTCAATACCTTATAATGCCAAAAATAGAATGAACATTCTACCacaagatattttaatgaaacatggTGTTTCCACAGAAGCTGTATTTCAGGGTCAAATCAATCAAGACTtgcaaaatgtaatatatgatGTTGCTTGTTGTGGAAAACAGCATTTAGACatg GCAATATCCCTTAAAAAGAAACTGCAAAAAAATATAGGTTTAATCTTCTTACCAATAGTATCTCTAGAGCAGTATTTagatgaattaaaaagaacaGATTTCAATGTATATGACAAAAGATTGCAGAGAAGAAATAGTTTACTacctatacgtatattttggaataaattgttcctttaa
- the LOC144468911 gene encoding transcription factor HES-4 has product MMSFNYPHPVSRTYQYKKITKPLLERKRRARINKCLDELKNLMVDALETEGEDISKLEKADILELTVRHLQKLQSLQGLQSFGLPSTVAKNDEISAESRWLSGFGHCAAEAYRFLSALSNEGAEKLARYLTAGLQKNRPTNSSLKTSPLPPVPGTSTESGIIQDTNVTSSDQNTTNNCETKQNGVASSVSVPCDTMINVNNSKKLTSDSVNTKELRYQCALDKVKVEFRDEDEEEIDVEHVDKQDPMWRPW; this is encoded by the exons ATGATGTCATTCAATTATCCTCACCCCGTTTCTCGGACATATCAGTATAAAAAG ATAACAAAACCACTCCTGGAAAGAAAGAGGCGTGCACGAATAAATAAGTGTCTTGATGAGTTGAAGAATCTTATGGTAGATGCATTAGAG ACCGAAGGAGAGGACATTAGCAAACTGGAAAAGGCGGATATTCTGGAACTAACAGTTCGCCATTTACAAAAACTGCAATCTTTACAAGGCCTGCAATCTTTCGGATTGCCGAGCACCGTTGCCAAGAATGACGAGATCTCTGCCGAAAGCCGATGGTTGTCTGGTTTCGGGCACTGTGCAGCTGAAGCGTACAGATTTCTCTCAGCCCTTTCGAATGAAGGTGCGGAAAAGTTGGCAAGATACTTGACAGCTGGTCTTCAAAAGAACCGTCCAACGAATTCAtcg TTGAAAACGAGCCCGCTACCACCTGTACCAGGAACATCTACTGAAAGTGGTATAATTCAAGACACCAATGTGACATCTTCCGATCAAAATACAACAAACAACTGTGAGACCAAACAGAACGGAGTTGCGTCTAGTGTTTCGGTTCCATGTGACACAATGATTAATGTTAACAATAGTAAAAAACTAACATCGGACAGTGTTAATACAAAAGAGCTGAGGTATCAATGTGCATTAGATAAGGTTAAAGTAGAATTTCGCGATGAGGATGAAGAAGAAATCGACGTAGAACACGTTGATAAGCAAGATCCTATGTGGCGGCCTTGGTAG
- the Sicily gene encoding NADH dehydrogenase (ubiquinone) complex I, assembly factor 6 homolog sicily isoform X3, whose amino-acid sequence MNGRILLNVGGNAFLHISKYSHVVAKQTPAEYCFELVRKYDYENFLCTLSLSAETRSAAFAIRAFNVEVAQVQDQTRDSKIGEMRLKFWSDAVNNTFKGNPPRSPVMLELARILRKHSLSKHYFKRLIDARLEFLKNCSFLDINALEKYAEYSTSSIYYLMLEAHGINDINADHAASHMEAVFQGQINQDLQNVIYDVACCGKQHLDMAISLKKKLQKNIGLIFLPIVSLEQYLDELKRTDFNVYDKRLQRRNSLLPIRIFWNKLFL is encoded by the exons ATGAACGgaagaattttgttaaatgttgGCGGAAATGCATTCTTAcacatttcaaaatattcccATGTAGTTGCGAAACAAACACCAGCCGAATATTGTTTCGAATTAGTTAG aaagtatgattatgaaaattttctatgcacGTTATCATTATCAGCTGAAACTAGATCAGCAGCATTTGCAATTCGTGCATTTAATGTGGAAGTGGCACAAGTACAAGATCAAACAAGGGACAGTAAAATAGGAGAAATGAGATTAAAATTTTGGTCAGATGCCgtgaataatacatttaagGGAAATCCACCAAGAAGTCCTGTTATGTTGGAATTAGCTAGG ATTCTACGAAAGCATTCTCTTtcaaaacattatttcaaacGTCTAATAGATGCTCGTTTAGAATTTCTAAAGAATTGTTCATTTCTTGACATAAATGCGTTAGAAAAATATGCTGAGTATAGtacttcttctatttattatctaatgTTGGAAGCACATggtattaatgatattaatgcAGATCATGCTGCTAGTCATATGG AAGCTGTATTTCAGGGTCAAATCAATCAAGACTtgcaaaatgtaatatatgatGTTGCTTGTTGTGGAAAACAGCATTTAGACatg GCAATATCCCTTAAAAAGAAACTGCAAAAAAATATAGGTTTAATCTTCTTACCAATAGTATCTCTAGAGCAGTATTTagatgaattaaaaagaacaGATTTCAATGTATATGACAAAAGATTGCAGAGAAGAAATAGTTTACTacctatacgtatattttggaataaattgttcctttaa
- the Sicily gene encoding NADH dehydrogenase (ubiquinone) complex I, assembly factor 6 homolog sicily isoform X1: protein MNGRILLNVGGNAFLHISKYSHVVAKQTPAEYCFELVRKYDYENFLCTLSLSAETRSAAFAIRAFNVEVAQVQDQTRDSKIGEMRLKFWSDAVNNTFKGNPPRSPVMLELARILRKHSLSKHYFKRLIDARLEFLKNCSFLDINALEKYAEYSTSSIYYLMLEAHGINDINADHAASHMGKAHGVINSLRSIPYNAKNRMNILPQDILMKHGVSTEAVFQGQINQDLQNVIYDVACCGKQHLDMAISLKKKLQKNIGLIFLPIVSLEQYLDELKRTDFNVYDKRLQRRNSLLPIRIFWNKLFL, encoded by the exons ATGAACGgaagaattttgttaaatgttgGCGGAAATGCATTCTTAcacatttcaaaatattcccATGTAGTTGCGAAACAAACACCAGCCGAATATTGTTTCGAATTAGTTAG aaagtatgattatgaaaattttctatgcacGTTATCATTATCAGCTGAAACTAGATCAGCAGCATTTGCAATTCGTGCATTTAATGTGGAAGTGGCACAAGTACAAGATCAAACAAGGGACAGTAAAATAGGAGAAATGAGATTAAAATTTTGGTCAGATGCCgtgaataatacatttaagGGAAATCCACCAAGAAGTCCTGTTATGTTGGAATTAGCTAGG ATTCTACGAAAGCATTCTCTTtcaaaacattatttcaaacGTCTAATAGATGCTCGTTTAGAATTTCTAAAGAATTGTTCATTTCTTGACATAAATGCGTTAGAAAAATATGCTGAGTATAGtacttcttctatttattatctaatgTTGGAAGCACATggtattaatgatattaatgcAGATCATGCTGCTAGTCATATGGGTAAAGCACATGGAGTGATTAATTCACTTCGGTCAATACCTTATAATGCCAAAAATAGAATGAACATTCTACCacaagatattttaatgaaacatggTGTTTCCACAGAAGCTGTATTTCAGGGTCAAATCAATCAAGACTtgcaaaatgtaatatatgatGTTGCTTGTTGTGGAAAACAGCATTTAGACatg GCAATATCCCTTAAAAAGAAACTGCAAAAAAATATAGGTTTAATCTTCTTACCAATAGTATCTCTAGAGCAGTATTTagatgaattaaaaagaacaGATTTCAATGTATATGACAAAAGATTGCAGAGAAGAAATAGTTTACTacctatacgtatattttggaataaattgttcctttaa
- the Rabex-5 gene encoding rabaptin-5-associated exchange factor for Rab5, protein MYSTKTPSLRIDEADLKCKTGCGFYGNAEWEGYCSKCHREHLQKQRSQTESNAYGQGHDNQSMNRSITNAQQKYEEKKVQQEKKYKLLNISFRKTVTKAQGYQELLYDLTKDNADLEKVKAENRELITVIAKTPVERDVRKCMHSFIIDVLQNKDVKRIEELSEIIQNFYQVFAKRLESNAKYADITPEIKEKLLDYVERYTMTLLYRILFCPPFTNDEEKDLAIQKRIRQLNWVSGKNLECRIHETSAEVRELVYNSITDLLNMDSAKAPQEKLSCIIYCCRNIFLMLQQSVGGPASADDFLPALIFIVLKANPARLKSNINFITRFCNASRLMTGEGGYYFTNLCCAVSFIENLTASLLNMDEKDFNAYMSGERVPANTWESALMICESLHLMCEDITLLDEMKAKTTEMMNETLDLKERMLRFQEEVESEVNTVLERNPLLITHSQRLPTNLDCEDIESYQLPPPIIPQVCSTAVNNATQQNDMKISLMDDCVTPSPTFDFPSFMGDDSFDVSKAEDETSLISLDAQCDFDVQQEKTSNDLLVPSHLHLASTAEPEKEDYHGFTIQGTNIPTIPCSTGDLSFNSAETDSENFSNYFHNV, encoded by the exons ATGTATTCAACAAAAACTCCCTCCTTAAGAATTGATGAAGCAGATCTTAAGTGCAAAACTGGTTGTGGATTTTATGGGAATGCCGAATGGGAAGGTTATTGTAGTAAATGTCATCGAGAGCATCTACAAAAACAAAGATCTCAAACAGAGTCTAATGCTTATGGACAAGGCCATGATAA CCAGTCTATGAATCGGAGTATAACTAATGCTCaacaaaaatatgaagagAAGAAAGTACAACaggaaaagaaatataaattattaaacatatctTTTCGTAAAACAGTTACAAAag CACAGGGATATCAAGAGTTATTGTATGACCTAACAAAAGACAATGCAGATCTGGAAAAAGTAAAAGCAGAAAATCGAGAACTAATAACTGTGATTGCTAAAACACCAGTAGAAAGAGATGTTAGAAAATGTATGCATTCCTTTATAATTGATGTACTTCAGAATAAGGATGTAAAGAGAATAGAGGAACTTTCAGAGATCATACAAAACTTTTATCAAGTATTTGCCAAGCGTTTAGAAAGTAATGCCAAATATGCAG atataacaccagaaattaaagaaaaattgctggaTTATGTTGAGAGATATACTATGACTTTACTCTACAGAATTCTCTTTTGTCCTCCCTTTACGAATGATGAAGAAAAGGATTTAGCAATACAAAAAAG AATCCGGCAGTTGAATTGGGTCAGTGGAAAAAATTTAGAATGCAGGATACATGAAACCAGTGCAGAAGTTAGAGAACTTGTTTACAATTCAATTACAG atttattaaacatgGATTCTGCTAAAGCTCCACAAGAAAAACTGTCctgcattatttattgttgtagaaatatatttttaatgttacaaCAATCTGTTGGTGGACCTGCATCAGCTGATGACTTCCTTCCTGCACTGATTTTCATAGTTCTAAAAGCTAATCCCGCACGTCTTAaaagcaatattaattttattactagaTTTTGTAATGCAAGTAGATTGATGACTGGGGAAGGTGGATATTACTTTACAAATCTg tgCTGCGCTGTatcatttattgaaaatttaacagcttcattattaaatatggacGAGAAAGATTTTAATGCTTACATGTCCGGAGAACGAGTACCCGCTAACACTTGGGAGTCAGCTCTAATGATATGTGAA AGCTTACACTTAATGTGCGAAGATATAACACTTCTTGATGAAATGAAAGCTAAAACAACAGAAATGATGAATGAAACATTGGATCTGAAGGAAAGAATGTTGCGATTTCAAGAAGAAGTTGAGTCCGAAGTAAATACAGTTTtggaaagaaatccattactGATTACACATAGTCAACGATTACCAACTAATTTGGACTGCGAAGATATAGAAAGTTATCAGTTACCACCTCCAATTATTCCACAa gTTTGTTCTACTGCAGTTAATAATGCCACCCAACAAAATGatatgaaaatttctttaatggACGATTGTGTAACACCATCTCCTACTTTCGATTTTCCTTCTTTCATGGGTGATGATAGCTTTGATGTCAGCAAGGCAGAAGATGAAACTAGTCTTATAAGCTTAGACGCACAATGCGATTTTGATGTCCAACAAGAGAAAACTTCGAATGATTTATTAGTCCCTAGTCATTTACATTTAGCTTCTACAGCAGAACCAGAAAAGGAAGATTATCATGGATTCACTATACAGGGTACAAATATACCTACAATTCCATGCAGTACTGGGGACTTATCCTTTAATTCTGCAGAAACAGATTCCGAAAATTTTTCGAACTATTTtcataatgtataa
- the Uqcc1 gene encoding ubiquinol-cytochrome c reductase complex assembly factor 1 isoform X3, with protein sequence MMDKNKKLFSCTTRYIMDHQCNVTSSIDFLTRPQRRQFFKNADKTATSTNEAEVQGGPQGIKKFLLDRGFNKYRLMALGYIHYGNIVDKLNYSAFYEDFKMPDTFFSWFLITELHVWMLMVRYMGEGKDGKIVRHNLVEAMWKDVDGRINKLGYISPKVKKQQVIQLLAQFNTALLEYDEGISSDDKGLAGSIWRIFFVCECNNPEKVEQVLSYVRKQLSILDKIPSQQILYNKKMDWIDLRGVR encoded by the exons ATGATGGATAAAAAC aaaaaattattttcttgtacAACAAGGTATATTATGGACCACCAATGTAACGTTACAAGTAGTatagattttttaacgagGCCTCAACGTCgtcagttttttaaaaatgctgaTAAAACTGCTACATCTACAAATGAAGCTGAGGTACAAGGAGGACCCCAGGGAATTAAGAAGTTTTTGCTCGACAGGGGTTTCAACAAGTAT AGATTAATGGCATTAGGTTATATCCACTATGGAAATATAGTTGACAAACTCAATTATTCAGCATTTTATGAAG attttaagATGCCAGACACATTCTTCTCTTGGTTTTTGATCACAGAATTGCATGTTTGGATGTTAATGGTACGTTATATGGGTGAAGGAAAGGATGGTAAAATTGTTAGACATAATCTGGTAGAAGCCATGTGGAAAGATGTTGATGGTAGGATAAATAAACTCGGt TATATTAGTccaaaagttaaaaaacagCAAGTGATTCAGCTATTAGCACAATTCAATACTGCTCTGCTTGAATATGATGAAGGAATTTCATCAGATGATAAAGGATTAGCTGGTTCAATttggagaatattttttgtttgtgAGTGTAACAATCCAGAGAAGGTTGAACAAGTTCTAAGTTATGTGAGAAAACag CTTAGCATATTAGATAAAATACCGTCGCAacaaattctttataataaaaagatggACTGGATTGACTTGAGAGGTGTAAGGTAG